From a region of the Streptacidiphilus albus JL83 genome:
- a CDS encoding HAMP domain-containing protein has product MRDGNFRRRLTVPGDSVMAEVAAIFNEIAERNQHLTGELARVRRLVGREGRLSERLEVGAGEGAWGAAVDNCNALIDDLARPMAEVGRVLGSIAEGDLEQRMELRALGPDGGTHPLRGEFLKVGRTVNGLVDSLSEFTDEVTRVAIEVGTEGKLGGQARVRGVSGSWKDLTDSVNMMAGRLTAQVRDIAWVTTAVAKGDLSRKVTVHVAGEMLELKNTVNTMVDQLSGFASEVTRVAREVGTEGRLGGQATVPGVAGTWKDLTDNVNLMATNLTQQVRSIAQVTTAVARGDLSQTIEVDARGEILELKNTINTMVDQLSGFAEQVTRVAREVGTDGILGGQAMVPGAAGVWRNLTDNVNFMAGNLTGQVRNIAQVATAVARGDLSQKITVDARGEILELKTTLNTMVDQLSGFADEVTRVAREVGTEGTLGGQAAVPGVSGTWKDLTDNVNFMANNLTGQVRNIAEVTTAVARGDLSKKITVDARGEILELVTTVNTMVDQLSVFADEVTRVAREVGTEGILGGQARVKGVSGIWRDLAENVNFMASNLTFQVRNIAQVATAVAGGDLSKKITIEAQGEVAALADTLNTMVDQLSAFADEVTRVAREVGTDGTLGGQARVAGVAGIWKDLTDNVNQMANNLTGQVRNIAQVTTAVAKGDLSKKIDVDARGEILELKTTINTMVDQLSAFADEVTRVAREVGTDGRLGGQARVPGVAGTWQDLTESVNELAGNLTRQVRAIAQVATAVTRGDLSLRIDVDASGELDELKDNINQMIANLRETTRTNQEQDWLKTNLARISGLMQGRRDLEAVAALIMSELTPVVSAQHGAFFLAQPGTRSQERVTDEEDDSDLILRLIGSYGYQRRAMPTTFRPGESLIGQAAVEKRPILLTSAPPGYLRIASGLGEAAPVNVIVMPVLFEGRLLGIIELASFNAFTKVSLAFLDQIAEMIGVTVNTISVNTKTEGLLLESQRLTAELSMRSAELEARQEELQRSNAELEEKAELLATQNRDIEIKNSEIEEARQVLEERAEQLALSSRYKSEFLANMSHELRTPLNSLLILAKLLSDNAEGNLSPKQVEFSETIHGAGSDLLQLINDILDLSKVEAGKMDVRPARIALVQLVDYVEATFRPLTADKGLDFAVQVSSELPVTLHTDEQRLQQVLRNLLSNAVKFTDSGAVELLIQPAGGSHTEHPVPVHIREQLLESGAISDPDEPLIAFSVTDTGIGIPQNKLREIFEAFKQADGTTSRKYGGTGLGLSISREIARLLGGEIHSESELDRGSTFTLYLPLESGVENALPPSANPAQLWADEVREAAQERRREAAALAALPRPAAELLSGAGAANGAANGAGAGANGAAARPVPQPEEILVDDRAGIPFRGQFGGEKVLIVDDDIRNVFALTSVLEQYGLTVLYAENGREGIEVLEQHEDVSLVLMDIMMPEMDGYATTEAIRRMPQFAGLPIIALTAKAMKGDKEKSLSAGATDHVTKPVDTDYLLGVMDHWLRARER; this is encoded by the coding sequence ATGCGCGACGGGAACTTCCGCAGACGGCTCACGGTGCCCGGGGACTCGGTCATGGCCGAGGTCGCCGCGATCTTCAACGAGATCGCCGAGCGCAACCAGCACCTGACCGGCGAACTGGCCCGGGTCCGGCGGCTGGTGGGGCGCGAGGGCCGGTTGTCCGAGCGGCTGGAGGTGGGCGCGGGAGAGGGCGCCTGGGGCGCGGCGGTCGACAACTGCAACGCCCTGATCGACGACCTGGCGCGGCCGATGGCCGAGGTCGGCCGGGTGCTGGGCTCGATCGCCGAGGGCGACCTGGAGCAGCGGATGGAGCTGCGGGCGCTCGGTCCGGACGGCGGCACCCATCCGCTGCGCGGCGAGTTCCTCAAGGTCGGCCGCACGGTCAACGGGCTGGTGGACTCGCTCTCGGAGTTCACCGACGAGGTGACCCGGGTCGCCATCGAGGTCGGCACCGAGGGCAAGCTGGGCGGGCAGGCCCGGGTGCGCGGCGTCTCCGGCAGCTGGAAGGACCTGACCGACTCGGTCAACATGATGGCCGGGCGGCTGACCGCGCAGGTCCGCGACATCGCCTGGGTGACCACGGCGGTGGCCAAGGGCGACCTGTCGCGCAAGGTCACCGTGCATGTGGCCGGCGAGATGCTGGAGCTGAAGAACACCGTCAACACCATGGTCGACCAGCTCTCCGGCTTCGCCTCGGAGGTGACCCGGGTGGCCCGCGAGGTGGGCACCGAGGGGCGGCTCGGCGGCCAGGCGACGGTGCCGGGCGTGGCCGGGACCTGGAAGGACCTGACCGACAACGTCAACCTGATGGCGACCAACCTGACCCAGCAGGTCCGCAGCATCGCCCAGGTGACCACGGCGGTGGCCCGCGGCGACCTCTCGCAGACCATCGAGGTGGACGCCCGCGGCGAGATCCTGGAGCTGAAGAACACCATCAACACCATGGTCGACCAGCTGTCCGGCTTCGCCGAGCAGGTGACCCGGGTGGCCCGGGAGGTCGGCACCGACGGCATCCTCGGCGGCCAGGCGATGGTGCCGGGCGCGGCCGGGGTGTGGCGCAACCTGACCGACAACGTCAACTTCATGGCCGGCAACCTGACCGGCCAGGTCCGCAACATCGCGCAGGTGGCGACGGCGGTCGCCCGGGGCGACCTGTCGCAGAAGATCACGGTCGACGCCCGGGGCGAGATCCTGGAGCTGAAGACCACCCTGAACACCATGGTCGACCAGCTCTCCGGCTTCGCGGACGAGGTCACCCGGGTCGCCCGCGAGGTGGGCACCGAGGGCACCCTGGGCGGTCAGGCGGCGGTGCCGGGGGTGTCCGGGACCTGGAAGGACCTGACCGACAACGTCAACTTCATGGCCAACAACCTGACCGGGCAGGTCCGCAACATCGCCGAGGTGACCACGGCGGTGGCCAGGGGCGACCTCTCCAAGAAGATCACCGTGGACGCGCGCGGCGAGATCCTGGAGCTGGTCACCACCGTCAACACCATGGTCGACCAGCTGTCGGTGTTCGCCGACGAGGTGACCCGGGTGGCGCGCGAGGTCGGCACCGAGGGCATCCTCGGCGGGCAGGCCCGGGTCAAGGGGGTCTCCGGGATCTGGCGGGACCTCGCCGAGAACGTCAACTTCATGGCGAGCAACCTGACCTTCCAGGTGCGCAACATCGCCCAGGTGGCCACGGCCGTGGCCGGCGGCGACCTGTCGAAGAAGATCACCATCGAGGCCCAGGGCGAGGTCGCGGCGCTGGCCGACACCCTGAACACCATGGTCGACCAGCTGTCGGCCTTCGCCGACGAGGTGACCCGGGTGGCCCGGGAGGTCGGCACCGACGGCACCCTGGGCGGCCAGGCCCGGGTGGCCGGCGTCGCCGGGATCTGGAAGGACCTGACCGACAACGTCAACCAGATGGCCAACAACCTCACCGGACAGGTCCGCAACATCGCCCAGGTGACCACGGCGGTGGCCAAGGGCGACCTGTCCAAGAAGATCGACGTGGACGCCCGGGGCGAGATCCTGGAGCTGAAGACCACCATCAACACCATGGTCGACCAGCTGTCGGCCTTCGCCGACGAGGTCACCCGGGTGGCCCGGGAGGTCGGCACCGACGGCCGCCTCGGCGGCCAGGCCCGGGTCCCCGGCGTGGCCGGCACCTGGCAGGACCTCACCGAGTCGGTGAACGAGCTGGCCGGGAACCTGACCCGGCAGGTCCGCGCCATCGCCCAGGTCGCCACCGCGGTGACCAGGGGCGACCTCTCGCTGCGGATCGACGTGGACGCGTCCGGGGAGCTCGACGAGCTCAAGGACAACATCAACCAGATGATCGCCAACCTGCGCGAGACCACCCGTACCAACCAGGAGCAGGACTGGCTCAAGACCAACCTCGCCCGGATCTCCGGGCTGATGCAGGGCCGGCGCGACCTGGAGGCCGTCGCCGCGCTGATCATGAGCGAGCTGACCCCGGTGGTCTCGGCCCAGCACGGCGCCTTCTTCCTGGCCCAGCCGGGGACCAGATCCCAGGAGCGGGTCACCGACGAGGAGGACGACAGCGACCTGATCCTCCGGCTGATCGGCTCCTACGGCTACCAGCGCCGGGCCATGCCGACCACCTTCCGTCCCGGTGAGTCGCTGATCGGACAGGCGGCGGTGGAGAAGCGGCCGATCCTGCTCACCTCCGCGCCCCCCGGCTACCTCCGGATCGCCTCCGGTCTCGGCGAGGCGGCGCCGGTCAATGTGATCGTGATGCCGGTGCTGTTCGAGGGCAGGCTGCTCGGGATCATCGAGCTGGCCTCCTTCAACGCCTTCACCAAGGTCAGTCTGGCCTTCCTGGACCAGATCGCGGAGATGATCGGCGTCACCGTCAACACCATCTCGGTCAACACCAAGACCGAGGGGCTGCTGCTGGAGTCGCAGCGGCTGACCGCCGAACTGTCGATGCGCTCGGCCGAGTTGGAGGCCCGGCAGGAGGAGCTCCAGCGCTCCAACGCGGAGCTGGAGGAGAAGGCCGAGCTGCTGGCCACCCAGAACCGCGACATCGAGATCAAGAACTCCGAGATCGAGGAGGCCCGGCAGGTGCTGGAGGAGCGCGCGGAGCAGCTCGCGCTCTCCTCGCGCTACAAGTCGGAGTTCCTCGCCAACATGTCGCACGAGCTGCGCACCCCGCTCAACTCGCTGCTGATCCTGGCCAAGCTGCTGTCCGACAACGCCGAGGGCAACCTCAGCCCCAAGCAGGTCGAGTTCTCCGAGACCATCCACGGCGCAGGGTCCGACCTGCTCCAGCTGATCAACGACATCCTCGACCTGTCCAAGGTCGAGGCGGGAAAGATGGACGTCCGGCCGGCCCGGATCGCGCTGGTGCAGCTGGTCGACTACGTCGAGGCCACCTTCCGCCCGCTGACCGCCGACAAGGGGCTCGACTTCGCCGTCCAGGTCTCCTCCGAGCTGCCGGTGACCCTGCACACGGACGAGCAGCGGCTGCAGCAGGTGCTGCGCAACCTGCTGTCCAACGCCGTGAAGTTCACCGACTCGGGGGCGGTCGAGCTGCTGATCCAGCCGGCCGGCGGCAGCCACACCGAGCACCCGGTGCCGGTGCACATCCGGGAGCAGCTGCTGGAGAGCGGCGCGATCAGCGATCCGGACGAGCCGCTGATCGCCTTCTCGGTCACCGACACCGGCATCGGCATCCCGCAGAACAAGCTCCGGGAGATCTTCGAGGCCTTCAAGCAGGCCGACGGGACCACCAGCCGCAAGTACGGCGGCACCGGGCTCGGTCTTTCGATCAGCCGGGAGATCGCCCGGCTGCTCGGAGGGGAGATCCACTCCGAGAGCGAGCTGGACCGGGGCTCCACGTTCACCCTCTACCTGCCGCTGGAGTCGGGCGTCGAGAACGCCCTGCCGCCGTCGGCCAACCCCGCCCAGCTCTGGGCGGACGAGGTGCGCGAGGCGGCCCAGGAGCGCCGTCGGGAGGCCGCGGCGCTGGCCGCCCTGCCCCGTCCGGCGGCGGAGCTCCTGTCCGGAGCCGGAGCCGCCAACGGGGCCGCCAACGGGGCCGGTGCCGGGGCGAACGGCGCGGCGGCGCGGCCGGTTCCGCAGCCCGAGGAGATCCTGGTGGACGACCGGGCCGGGATCCCCTTCCGCGGCCAGTTCGGCGGCGAGAAGGTGCTGATCGTCGACGACGACATCCGCAATGTGTTCGCGCTCACCAGCGTGCTGGAGCAGTACGGGCTGACCGTGCTCTACGCGGAGAACGGCCGCGAGGGGATCGAGGTGCTGGAGCAGCACGAGGACGTGTCGCTGGTGCTGATGGACATCATGATGCCGGAGATGGACGGCTACGCGACCACCGAGGCGATCCGCCGGATGCCGCAGTTCGCCGGGCTGCCGATCATCGCACTGACCGCGAAGGCGATGAAGGGCGACAAGGAGAAGAGCCTGTCCGCCGGGGCCACCGACCATGTCACCAAGCCGGTCGACACCGACTACCTGCTGGGCGTGATGGACCACTGGCTGCGGGCCAGGGAGCGGTGA
- a CDS encoding response regulator yields MQKAKILLVDDRPENLLALEAILSALDQTLVRATSGEEALKALLTDDFAVILLDVQMPGMDGFETAAHIKRRERTRDIPIIFLTAINHGPHHTFRGYAAGAVDYISKPFDPWVLRAKVSVFVELYSKNCQLKEQAALLRLQLDAGAAGQGGHGNGNSNGSGGGEAVRRGDPVGGLLAELSARLAAVEEQAEALTKQLNEAADPAAVATATHLERRLTGLRRALDALEPGGATGPLPAPEN; encoded by the coding sequence GTGCAGAAGGCCAAGATCCTCCTGGTCGACGACCGGCCGGAGAACCTGCTGGCACTGGAGGCGATCCTCTCCGCCCTGGACCAGACGCTGGTCCGCGCGACCTCCGGCGAGGAGGCCCTGAAGGCGCTGCTCACCGACGACTTCGCGGTGATCCTGCTGGACGTCCAGATGCCCGGGATGGACGGCTTCGAGACCGCCGCCCACATCAAGCGCCGCGAGCGCACCCGGGACATCCCGATCATCTTCCTGACCGCGATCAACCACGGCCCGCACCACACCTTCCGCGGCTACGCGGCCGGTGCGGTCGACTACATCTCCAAGCCGTTCGACCCCTGGGTGCTGCGCGCCAAGGTCTCCGTCTTCGTCGAGCTGTACTCCAAGAACTGCCAGCTCAAGGAGCAGGCCGCGCTGCTGCGGCTGCAGTTGGACGCGGGTGCGGCCGGGCAGGGCGGCCACGGCAACGGCAACTCGAACGGCAGCGGCGGCGGCGAGGCCGTCCGTCGTGGCGACCCGGTCGGCGGCCTGCTGGCCGAGCTCTCGGCCCGGCTCGCCGCGGTCGAGGAGCAGGCCGAGGCGCTGACCAAGCAGCTCAACGAGGCCGCCGACCCGGCCGCCGTCGCCACCGCGACCCACCTGGAGCGCCGGCTGACCGGGCTGCGCCGGGCGCTGGACGCGCTGGAGCCCGGCGGCGCGACCGGCCCGCTGCCCGCACCCGAGAACTGA
- a CDS encoding DNA translocase FtsK — MATRTSGSGSRTRNAGAAKKAAPVKKAAPAKKAAPAKPAAKASAKPAAKPAGKAPAKSAAKAPAKAAAPAKPPAPPKPIAYRAVRGSWLGIAHGVGAAARGVGNGAKGLHPAHRKDGLALLLVALALLVAAGSWSDPQGWLGIAVTNVVQGAFGRLAVVVPILLVGIAVRLMRHPEQQEANGRIVIGLGALTIGVLGLVHIGCGAPGLHAGAGRIRAAGGLIGMAASRPLMAAAGPALAVPLLLLVTFFGLLVVTATPVNQIPERLRLLGVRLSLIDPELPPPGGDFDGDEGDWESGGLDELGFGEFEGEPGTPAERAVLLEKREQLEQEGAAVPAGRRRPRRRQVAAGAEESAPATPGGLDAIDVAAAAAAQLDGAVIHGVHPSPTLVNMLSKVKDNTPPGEAPPAEQPVAAPADAVPDHEVDVDEFDGGSGAESGDAAGVPPARQEDGGIPPLRSEQLPLPAGSGYQLPPPELLTRGGPGKSRSKANDDVVAALSNVFAEFKVDAAVTGFTRGPTVTRYEVELGLAVKVERITALARNIAYAVASPDVRIISPIPGKSAVGIEIPNTDREMVNLGDLLRSPIATNDPHPMIVGMGKDVEGQTAVANLAKMPHILVAGATGAGKSSCINCLITSILMRATPDEVRLVLVDPKRVELTAYEGVPHLITPIITNPKKAAEALQWVVREMDLRYDDLAAFGFRHVDDFNRAVRSGKAQPLPGSERVLTPYPYLLVIVDELADLMMVAPRDVEDSIVRITQLARAAGIHLVLATQRPSVDVVTGLIKANVPSRLAFATSSLADSRVILDQPGAEKLIGKGDALFLPMGAGKPTRMQGAFVTEEEIEAVVEHCKAQLQAEYRSDVTVGSAPKKEIDEEIGDDMDLLVQAAELVVSTQFGSTSMLQRKLRVGFAKAGRLMDLMESRGIVGPSEGSKARDVLVTADELDGVLLTLRGE, encoded by the coding sequence ATGGCCACACGCACGTCCGGAAGCGGTTCGCGTACCCGAAACGCAGGGGCGGCGAAGAAGGCCGCCCCGGTGAAGAAGGCGGCGCCCGCCAAGAAGGCCGCTCCGGCGAAGCCCGCCGCCAAGGCGTCGGCCAAGCCCGCCGCCAAGCCGGCCGGCAAGGCGCCGGCCAAGTCCGCGGCCAAGGCGCCCGCCAAGGCCGCCGCGCCGGCCAAGCCGCCCGCCCCGCCGAAGCCGATCGCCTACCGCGCGGTGCGCGGCAGCTGGCTCGGCATCGCGCACGGGGTCGGCGCCGCCGCCCGGGGCGTGGGCAACGGCGCCAAGGGGCTGCACCCCGCGCACCGCAAGGACGGCCTGGCGCTGCTGCTGGTCGCGCTGGCGCTGCTGGTCGCCGCCGGATCCTGGTCCGACCCGCAGGGCTGGCTCGGGATCGCGGTCACCAATGTGGTGCAGGGCGCGTTCGGACGGCTCGCGGTGGTGGTGCCGATACTCCTGGTCGGCATCGCCGTGCGGCTGATGCGCCATCCGGAACAGCAGGAGGCCAACGGACGGATCGTCATCGGCCTGGGTGCGCTGACCATCGGCGTCCTCGGGCTGGTCCACATCGGCTGCGGGGCCCCCGGACTGCATGCCGGCGCGGGGCGGATCCGGGCCGCCGGCGGGCTGATCGGCATGGCCGCCTCGCGTCCGCTGATGGCCGCCGCCGGACCGGCGCTGGCGGTGCCGCTGCTGCTGCTGGTCACCTTCTTCGGCCTGCTGGTGGTGACCGCGACCCCGGTCAACCAGATCCCCGAGCGGCTGCGCCTGCTCGGCGTGCGGCTGTCCCTGATCGATCCGGAACTGCCGCCGCCCGGCGGGGACTTCGACGGCGACGAGGGGGACTGGGAGTCGGGCGGCCTGGACGAGCTGGGCTTCGGCGAGTTCGAGGGCGAGCCGGGTACGCCCGCCGAGCGGGCCGTGCTGCTGGAGAAGCGCGAGCAGTTGGAGCAGGAGGGCGCCGCGGTGCCGGCCGGACGCCGCCGCCCGCGCCGCCGTCAGGTCGCCGCCGGGGCCGAGGAGTCGGCCCCGGCGACCCCGGGGGGCCTGGACGCCATCGACGTGGCCGCCGCTGCCGCCGCCCAGCTGGACGGCGCGGTCATCCACGGGGTCCATCCCTCGCCCACGCTGGTCAACATGCTGAGCAAGGTGAAGGACAACACCCCGCCCGGCGAAGCCCCGCCGGCCGAGCAGCCGGTCGCGGCGCCGGCCGACGCCGTCCCGGACCACGAGGTCGACGTCGACGAGTTCGACGGCGGGTCGGGGGCCGAGTCGGGCGACGCGGCCGGGGTGCCGCCGGCCCGGCAGGAGGACGGCGGCATCCCGCCGCTGCGCTCGGAGCAGCTGCCGCTGCCGGCCGGCAGCGGCTACCAGCTGCCCCCGCCCGAGCTGCTGACCCGGGGCGGACCGGGCAAGTCCCGGTCCAAGGCCAACGACGACGTGGTGGCCGCGCTGAGCAACGTCTTCGCGGAGTTCAAGGTCGACGCCGCCGTCACCGGCTTCACCCGGGGCCCGACGGTGACCCGCTACGAGGTCGAGCTCGGCCTCGCGGTGAAGGTCGAGCGGATCACCGCGCTGGCCCGCAACATCGCCTACGCGGTGGCCAGCCCGGACGTCCGGATCATCAGCCCGATCCCGGGAAAGTCCGCGGTGGGCATCGAGATCCCCAACACCGACCGCGAGATGGTCAACCTGGGCGACCTGCTGCGCTCGCCGATCGCGACCAACGACCCGCACCCGATGATCGTCGGCATGGGCAAGGACGTCGAGGGCCAGACGGCCGTCGCCAACCTGGCGAAGATGCCGCACATCCTGGTGGCCGGCGCCACCGGCGCGGGCAAGTCCTCCTGCATCAACTGCCTGATCACCTCGATCCTGATGCGGGCCACCCCGGACGAGGTCCGGCTGGTCCTGGTCGACCCCAAGCGGGTCGAACTGACGGCCTACGAGGGCGTGCCGCACCTGATCACGCCGATCATCACCAACCCCAAGAAGGCCGCCGAGGCGCTGCAGTGGGTGGTCCGGGAGATGGACCTGCGCTACGACGACCTGGCCGCCTTCGGCTTCCGCCACGTCGACGACTTCAACCGGGCGGTCCGCTCCGGCAAGGCCCAGCCGCTGCCGGGCAGCGAGCGGGTGCTGACGCCGTACCCGTACCTGCTGGTGATCGTCGACGAGTTGGCCGACCTGATGATGGTGGCCCCGCGCGACGTCGAGGACTCGATCGTCCGGATCACCCAGCTGGCCCGCGCGGCCGGCATCCACCTGGTGCTCGCCACCCAGCGCCCCAGCGTCGACGTGGTCACCGGTCTGATCAAGGCCAACGTGCCCTCCCGGCTGGCCTTCGCGACCTCCTCGCTGGCCGACAGCCGGGTCATCCTGGACCAGCCGGGCGCGGAGAAGCTGATCGGCAAGGGCGACGCGCTGTTCCTGCCGATGGGCGCCGGCAAGCCGACCCGGATGCAGGGCGCCTTCGTCACCGAGGAGGAGATCGAGGCCGTCGTCGAGCACTGCAAGGCGCAGCTCCAGGCCGAGTACCGGAGCGACGTCACCGTCGGCAGCGCGCCGAAGAAGGAGATCGACGAGGAGATCGGCGACGACATGGACCTGCTGGTCCAGGCCGCCGAACTGGTCGTCTCGACCCAGTTCGGCTCCACCTCGATGCTCCAGCGCAAGCTGCGGGTCGGCTTCGCCAAGGCCGGCCGGCTGATGGACCTGATGGAGTCGCGCGGCATCGTCGGCCCCAGCGAGGGTTCCAAGGCCCGCGACGTGCTGGTGACGGCGGACGAGTTGGACGGGGTGCTGCTCACTCTCAGGGGCGAATGA
- a CDS encoding helix-turn-helix domain-containing protein: MASGTSLSEESGRTTPAKPWVDTAPLPVPDADPAGGPAGAERPSIGQVLRAARIAAGRSVEEVGDDTSVRVPIIEGIEQDDFSRCGGDFYARGHVRSLARAVGADADALVTEFDEAHGGTSAAARPLPLPLFEPSRMNHERRRPSWAGAMVAAIVVVAAVIGFNLADGRSKDTAAEAAVVPSPSASGPAKPLVVLRPTMPAAPVRTAPPAAPAAPLGVVTVKLTADAADSWLEVADTTGRTFFEGDLAKGASQSYTDPKGLQLVLGNASGVHLWVNGKDVGRPGAAGQVVQLAYTPSDFRKAPAAPPAAAAPAAPRASAAPAVPAPPPASAAAAAAAVGSAAPLAPAAPPASAASVR, translated from the coding sequence GTGGCCAGCGGCACGTCACTCTCCGAAGAATCCGGCCGAACCACCCCGGCCAAGCCCTGGGTGGACACCGCGCCGCTGCCCGTGCCGGATGCGGACCCGGCAGGCGGACCGGCGGGGGCGGAGCGGCCGTCGATCGGGCAGGTGCTCCGCGCCGCCCGGATCGCGGCCGGCCGCAGCGTGGAGGAGGTCGGCGACGACACCAGCGTCCGGGTGCCGATCATCGAGGGCATCGAGCAGGACGACTTCAGCCGATGCGGCGGCGACTTCTACGCCCGCGGCCACGTCCGCTCGCTGGCCCGCGCGGTGGGCGCGGACGCGGACGCCCTGGTCACCGAGTTCGACGAGGCGCACGGCGGGACCTCGGCGGCGGCCCGGCCGCTGCCGCTGCCGCTGTTCGAGCCCAGCCGGATGAACCACGAGCGGCGGCGGCCCAGCTGGGCCGGGGCGATGGTGGCGGCGATCGTGGTGGTGGCCGCGGTGATCGGCTTCAACCTGGCCGACGGCCGGAGCAAGGACACGGCGGCCGAGGCCGCGGTCGTGCCCTCGCCGTCGGCCAGCGGCCCGGCCAAGCCGCTGGTGGTGCTGCGGCCGACGATGCCCGCCGCGCCGGTCAGGACCGCCCCGCCGGCCGCGCCGGCCGCGCCGCTGGGCGTGGTCACCGTCAAGCTCACCGCCGACGCCGCGGACAGCTGGCTGGAGGTCGCCGACACCACCGGCCGGACGTTCTTCGAGGGCGATCTCGCCAAGGGCGCGAGCCAGAGCTACACCGACCCCAAGGGACTGCAGCTGGTGCTCGGCAACGCCAGCGGCGTCCACCTCTGGGTGAACGGCAAGGATGTCGGCCGCCCCGGTGCGGCCGGCCAGGTGGTGCAGCTCGCCTACACCCCGTCCGACTTCCGCAAGGCCCCGGCCGCCCCGCCCGCCGCTGCCGCCCCGGCTGCCCCGCGCGCCTCCGCCGCGCCGGCCGTGCCCGCGCCGCCGCCTGCTTCCGCCGCTGCTGCGGCCGCGGCGGTCGGTTCGGCCGCGCCGCTCGCCCCGGCGGCTCCGCCCGCCTCGGCCGCGTCCGTCCGGTGA
- the rimO gene encoding 30S ribosomal protein S12 methylthiotransferase RimO yields the protein MSERRTVALVTLGCARNEVDSEELAGRLEADGWELVHDAADADIAVVNTCGFVEAAKKDSVDALLEASDLKGRGRTQAVVAVGCMAERYGKELAEALPEADAVLGFDDYADITDRLQTILSGGQHTSHAPRDRRKLLPLSPVERQQAADGGSVAVPGHGEASAAAPVIEDLPEGVAPASGPRMLRRRLDDSPVASVKLASGCDRRCSFCAIPAFRGSFLSRRPSDVLNETRWLAEQGVREVMLVSENNTSYGKDLGDIRLLETMLPELAAIEGIDRVRVSYLQPAEMRPGLIDALTSTPGVMPYFDLSFQHSAPDVLRRMRRFGDTDRFLGLLEQIRAKAPEAGARSNFIVGFPGETEADLAELERFITHARLDAIGVFGYSDEDGTEAATYDGKLPEEVVAERLAKIGRLAEEMTSQRAEERIGSAVTVLVESIDEEDGVVGRAAHQAPETDGCTTLLGAPEGVKVGDLVEAKVVASEGVDLIAEAIGCVGAEVDA from the coding sequence ATGTCCGAACGCCGCACAGTCGCCCTTGTCACCCTTGGATGCGCCCGAAACGAGGTCGATTCCGAGGAACTCGCCGGGCGCCTGGAAGCCGATGGATGGGAGCTCGTCCACGACGCCGCCGACGCCGACATCGCCGTCGTCAACACCTGTGGGTTCGTCGAGGCCGCCAAGAAGGACTCGGTCGACGCCCTGCTGGAGGCCTCCGACCTGAAGGGCCGGGGCCGCACCCAGGCCGTCGTCGCCGTCGGCTGCATGGCCGAGCGCTACGGCAAGGAGCTCGCCGAGGCGCTGCCGGAGGCGGACGCCGTCCTCGGCTTCGACGACTACGCCGACATCACCGACCGGCTGCAGACCATCCTCTCCGGCGGCCAGCACACCTCGCACGCCCCCCGCGACCGCCGCAAACTGCTCCCGCTGAGCCCGGTCGAGCGGCAGCAGGCCGCCGACGGCGGCTCCGTGGCCGTCCCCGGCCACGGGGAGGCGTCCGCGGCCGCACCGGTCATCGAGGACCTCCCGGAGGGCGTCGCGCCCGCCTCGGGGCCCCGGATGCTCCGCCGCCGACTGGACGACAGCCCGGTCGCCTCGGTGAAGCTCGCCTCCGGCTGCGACCGGCGCTGCTCCTTCTGCGCCATCCCGGCCTTCCGCGGCTCCTTCCTCTCCCGCCGCCCCTCCGACGTGCTGAACGAGACCCGCTGGCTCGCCGAGCAGGGCGTCCGCGAGGTGATGCTGGTCAGCGAGAACAACACCTCCTACGGCAAGGACCTGGGCGACATCCGGCTGCTGGAGACGATGCTGCCGGAGCTCGCCGCGATCGAGGGGATCGACCGGGTCCGGGTGAGCTACCTCCAGCCCGCCGAGATGCGCCCCGGTCTGATCGACGCGCTGACCTCGACCCCGGGCGTCATGCCCTACTTCGACCTGTCCTTCCAGCACTCCGCGCCGGACGTGCTGCGCCGGATGCGCCGCTTCGGCGACACCGACCGGTTCCTCGGCCTGCTGGAGCAGATCCGGGCCAAGGCCCCGGAGGCCGGCGCCCGGTCCAACTTCATCGTCGGCTTCCCCGGCGAGACCGAGGCCGACCTGGCCGAGCTCGAACGCTTCATCACCCACGCCCGGCTGGACGCCATCGGCGTCTTCGGCTACTCGGACGAGGACGGTACCGAGGCCGCGACCTACGACGGCAAGCTCCCGGAGGAGGTCGTCGCCGAACGGCTGGCGAAGATCGGCCGGCTGGCCGAGGAGATGACCTCGCAGCGGGCCGAGGAGCGGATCGGCAGCGCCGTGACCGTCCTGGTCGAGTCGATCGACGAGGAGGACGGCGTGGTCGGCCGGGCCGCCCACCAGGCCCCGGAGACCGACGGCTGCACCACCCTGCTCGGCGCCCCCGAGGGGGTGAAGGTCGGTGACCTGGTCGAGGCGAAGGTCGTGGCCAGCGAGGGCGTCGACCTGATCGCCGAGGCGATCGGCTGTGTCGGAGCCGAGGTGGACGCGTGA